One genomic segment of Microbacterium sp. ProA8 includes these proteins:
- the tilS gene encoding tRNA lysidine(34) synthetase TilS, whose product MDERRPGLHPAVAEVRLAVRRALTTLPSGATAIVALSGGADSLALAAATAFEAPKLGLRAAAVTVDHGLQDGSTDAAAAAAAKAEALGFEARVVRVEVGADGGPEAAAREARYAALRDAARDTGAAAILLGHTLDDQAETVLLGLARGAGAASLQGMADAAELDGVALLRPLLAVRRSTTRAACAAEGLEPWDDPQNADPRFARVRVRETVLPVLEAELGPGIADALARTAAQLREDAEAFDEMIDETIEDIVEHAEAGISVSAPALAANPAALRNRIIRHVVASEFHQSLTRTQTIEVARLVTDWSGQGPIDLPGCRARRVGGRIEFTAR is encoded by the coding sequence GTGGATGAGCGCCGACCCGGACTGCACCCCGCCGTCGCCGAAGTGCGGCTCGCCGTGCGCCGTGCGCTGACGACGCTCCCGTCGGGCGCGACGGCGATCGTCGCCCTGTCCGGCGGAGCCGACTCGCTCGCCCTGGCGGCGGCGACGGCGTTCGAGGCGCCGAAGCTCGGTCTGCGCGCGGCAGCGGTCACCGTCGACCACGGACTGCAGGACGGATCGACGGATGCCGCAGCCGCCGCGGCGGCGAAGGCCGAGGCCCTCGGGTTCGAGGCCCGCGTGGTCCGCGTCGAGGTCGGCGCAGACGGCGGGCCGGAGGCGGCCGCTCGCGAGGCGCGCTACGCCGCGTTGCGAGACGCCGCCCGCGACACCGGGGCGGCGGCGATCCTCCTCGGCCACACGCTCGACGACCAGGCCGAGACGGTGCTGCTCGGCCTCGCGCGCGGCGCGGGCGCCGCCAGCCTGCAAGGCATGGCCGACGCCGCCGAGCTCGACGGCGTCGCCCTCCTGCGGCCGCTGCTCGCGGTGCGGCGGTCCACAACCCGGGCGGCGTGCGCGGCCGAAGGCCTCGAGCCGTGGGACGACCCGCAGAACGCCGACCCCCGCTTCGCGCGGGTGCGCGTGCGCGAGACGGTGCTGCCCGTCCTCGAAGCCGAGCTCGGCCCCGGCATCGCCGACGCCCTCGCCCGCACCGCGGCGCAGCTGCGTGAGGACGCCGAGGCCTTCGACGAGATGATCGACGAGACGATCGAGGACATCGTCGAGCACGCCGAAGCGGGGATCTCCGTCTCGGCGCCCGCGCTCGCCGCGAACCCCGCAGCCCTGCGCAACCGCATCATCCGGCACGTGGTGGCGAGCGAGTTCCACCAGAGCCTGACGCGGACGCAGACGATCGAGGTGGCGCGCCTGGTCACCGACTGGTCGGGCCAGGGACCCATCGACCTTCCCGGATGCCGCGCCCGCCGCGTCGGCGGGCGCATCGAGTTCACGGCGCGCTGA
- a CDS encoding peptidoglycan DD-metalloendopeptidase family protein, translated as MADDAAECGCAPSASEQQRLWPAMNRRTALGLGILGVAALGAVGGSIGPLASPAFAADYPSWDDVVAAKSNEQAKAAEVTRIQELIAGLEADVAAKKQIAQQLSDEFYVAQQEYFDAALRADQLQQQADAQAAAAVDSANKAGRVAAQLYRNGGDDTSLELFFAGSAASADDLLARLGTMDKLVQRNQDVYAEAVTARDSAQSLSDQAAVQRVERDRLQKIAEEKMVAAQKAADEAQAALDTQNAKRGELEAQLAALQDTVAKTVADYEEGERVRKAAEEAARVAAAAAARAEAERIARANAAAAAAGGGGGGGGGGGGGGGGGGGAVVGSGWARPSSGWRSSGYGPRTVQCGNSYCSSGFHYGVDLAAGCGAGIYAASAGRIVYAGGNGGYGNYIKIDHGGGIGSGYGHIRSGGIFVGVGQWVNAGQLIASEGNTGNSFGCHLHFEVYVNGGTVNPIDFMGARGIGV; from the coding sequence ATGGCCGATGACGCCGCGGAGTGCGGGTGCGCCCCTTCCGCGAGTGAGCAGCAGCGGCTCTGGCCCGCGATGAACCGGCGCACAGCGCTCGGGCTCGGGATTCTGGGCGTGGCCGCGCTGGGCGCGGTGGGCGGCTCGATCGGCCCGCTCGCCAGTCCCGCCTTCGCCGCCGACTATCCGTCGTGGGACGACGTCGTCGCCGCGAAGAGCAACGAACAGGCAAAGGCTGCCGAGGTCACTCGGATCCAGGAGCTGATCGCCGGGCTCGAGGCGGATGTCGCGGCCAAGAAGCAGATCGCCCAGCAGCTGTCCGACGAGTTCTATGTCGCGCAGCAGGAGTACTTCGATGCGGCGCTGCGGGCCGACCAGCTGCAGCAGCAGGCCGACGCTCAGGCGGCAGCCGCGGTGGATTCCGCGAACAAGGCCGGCCGCGTGGCGGCACAGCTGTACCGCAACGGCGGCGACGACACGTCGCTCGAACTCTTCTTCGCCGGCTCCGCCGCGTCGGCCGACGACCTGCTCGCCCGCCTCGGCACGATGGACAAGCTCGTCCAGCGCAATCAGGACGTGTACGCGGAGGCGGTGACGGCCCGCGACTCGGCGCAGAGCCTGAGCGATCAGGCGGCGGTGCAGCGCGTCGAGCGCGACCGGCTGCAGAAGATCGCCGAAGAGAAGATGGTCGCCGCGCAGAAGGCGGCCGACGAGGCCCAGGCCGCGCTGGACACCCAGAACGCCAAGCGGGGCGAGCTCGAGGCACAGCTCGCCGCGCTTCAGGACACCGTGGCCAAGACCGTCGCCGACTACGAAGAAGGCGAACGCGTCCGCAAGGCGGCCGAAGAAGCGGCTCGCGTCGCGGCGGCCGCTGCCGCGCGCGCCGAAGCCGAACGCATCGCCCGCGCGAACGCCGCCGCCGCCGCGGCGGGTGGCGGCGGCGGTGGTGGCGGCGGTGGCGGAGGCGGCGGTGGCGGAGGCGGCGGAGCCGTCGTCGGCTCCGGCTGGGCCCGTCCGTCGTCGGGCTGGCGCAGCTCCGGCTATGGCCCCCGCACGGTGCAGTGCGGCAACAGCTACTGCTCCAGCGGGTTCCACTACGGCGTCGACCTCGCTGCCGGCTGCGGGGCCGGTATCTACGCGGCCTCAGCCGGACGCATCGTGTACGCCGGCGGGAACGGCGGCTACGGCAACTACATCAAGATCGACCACGGCGGCGGCATCGGCTCGGGCTACGGGCACATCCGCAGCGGAGGCATCTTCGTCGGCGTCGGTCAGTGGGTCAACGCCGGTCAGCTCATCGCGAGCGAGGGCAACACCGGCAACTCGTTCGGCTGCCACCTCCATTTCGAGGTCTACGTCAACGGCGGGACCGTGAACCCGATCGACTTCATGGGCGCGCGGGGCATCGGCGTCTGA
- the ppa gene encoding inorganic diphosphatase: MGAYDAVIEIPRGSRVKYEVDHGTGRVFLDRILYTAFGYPTNYGFFENTLGEDGDPLDVLVLLDFDLAPGVLASVRPVGVLKMSDEAGGDDKVVAVLGKDPRWSHVQDVNDIPEYTRKEIEHFFEHYKDLEPNKWVKVDEWAGAAEAERLVGEAFDRFKQHEGETRTQGEGVAPNTL, translated from the coding sequence ATGGGCGCGTACGACGCCGTCATCGAGATCCCGCGCGGCAGCCGCGTGAAGTACGAGGTCGACCACGGCACCGGCCGCGTCTTCCTCGACCGCATCCTCTACACCGCGTTCGGGTACCCCACCAACTACGGGTTCTTCGAGAACACCCTCGGCGAGGACGGCGACCCGCTCGACGTGCTGGTGCTGCTCGACTTCGATCTCGCGCCCGGTGTGCTCGCGAGCGTGCGCCCCGTCGGCGTGCTCAAGATGAGCGACGAAGCCGGCGGCGACGACAAGGTGGTCGCGGTGCTCGGCAAGGACCCGCGCTGGTCGCACGTCCAGGACGTGAACGACATCCCCGAGTACACGCGCAAGGAGATCGAGCACTTCTTCGAGCACTACAAGGATCTCGAGCCCAACAAATGGGTCAAGGTCGACGAGTGGGCCGGTGCGGCCGAGGCCGAGCGCCTCGTCGGCGAGGCCTTCGACCGCTTCAAGCAGCACGAGGGCGAGACCCGCACCCAGGGTGAGGGCGTCGCCCCGAACACGCTCTGA